One part of the Bombus terrestris chromosome 13, iyBomTerr1.2, whole genome shotgun sequence genome encodes these proteins:
- the LOC100643340 gene encoding probable pre-mRNA-splicing factor ATP-dependent RNA helicase mog-4 produces the protein MSKYRKKDSSSEDSDSEEERRKKDIKERDEFANRLKAKDESKIRKVAMPAGSGAAEAAKRLKIMETDMREKLVPKLRVESRRKYLEKRKEDKVAELEADIIDDEYLFEEEILTERERKEREHKKQLLQLAKEHEKARELERLQRYYMPLEKGKVAPELEVPDNEPPQSEQSKWESDQMSSAVFRFGAKDRKVQQDYDLLLEDEVEFVQALRMPGSEKNKKREDSPPPQVKALQTIQETKRSLPIYPFRNDLIQAIKDHQVLIIEGETGSGKTTQIPQYLYEAGFAENNKIIGCTQPRRVAAMSVAARVAHEMAVKLGNEVGYAIRFEDCTSHRTRIKYMTDGTLHREFLSEPDLASYSVMIIDEAHERTLHTDILFGLVKDITRFRTDLKLLISSATLDATKFSEFFDDAPIFRIPGRRFPVDIYYTKAPEADYIDACVVSILQIHATQPPGDVLVFLTGQDEIETCQEMLQERVRRLGSKLGELLILPVYANLPSDMQAKIFQPTPLGARKVVLATNIAETSLTIDNIVYVIDPGFAKQNNFNSRTGMESLMVVPISKASANQRAGRAGRVAPGKCFRLYTAWAYQHELEDNTVPEIQRINLGNAVLTLKALGINDLVHFDFLDPPPHETLVLALEQLYALGALNHRGELTKLGRRMAEFPLDPMMAKMLLASEQYRCSEEVATIAAMLSVNGAIFYRPKDKIIHADTARKNFHVPGGDHLTLLNVYNQWQQSDFSTHWCYENFIQHRSMKRARDVREQLVGLMQRVEMELVSGITETLNIRKAITAGYFYHVARLSKGGHYKTAKHNQTVSIHPNSSLFQELPRWLLYHELVFTTKEFMRQVTEIESKWLLEVAPHYYKPKELEDSTNKKMPKVAGRSHPDGTY, from the exons ATGAGTAAATACAGAAAAAAGGATTCCTCGAGTGAGGacagtgatagtgaggaggaaagaCGTAAGAAAGATATTAAAGAAAGAGATGAGTTTGCTAATCGCCTGAAAGCAAAGGatgaaagtaaaatacgaaAGGTGGCTATGCCAGCCGGTTCAGGAGCAG CTGAGGCTGCTAAGAGACTCAAAATTATGGAAACAGACATGCGAGAGAAACTGGTACCCAAACTGCGTGTTGAGTCTCGTAGGAAATACTTGGAGAAACGTAAAGAAGATAAGGTGGCTGAATTGGAAGCTGATATAATTGATGATGAATATCTGTTTGAGGAGGAAAT atTAACAGAACGGGAAAGGAAAGAGCGGGAGCATAAAAAGCAGTTGCTTCAGTTAGCCAAAGAACATGAGAAAGCCAGAGAACTTGAAAGGTTGCAACGTTATTATATGCCTTTGGAAAAGGGAAAAGTGGCACCAGAATTAGAAGTTCCAGATAACGAACCGCCACAATCCGAGCAAAGCAAATGGGAATCTGATCAGATGTCTTCTGCTGTCTTTCGATTTGGCGCAAAAGACAGGAAAG tACAACAGGACTACGATCTTCTGCTGGAAGATGAAGTGGAGTTCGTTCAAGCGTTACGTATGCCTGGCAGTGAGAAGAACAAGAAACGCGAGGATAGTCCTCCCCCGCAAGTAAAGGCGTTACAAACTATACAGGAGACAAAAAGGAGTTTGCCGATCTATCCCTTTAGAAATGATCTCATTCAGGCTATCAAAGACCATCAG GTGCTGATAATCGAGGGAGAAACGGGTTCAGGGAAAACTACGCAAATTCCTCAGTACCTATACGAAGCTGGATTCGcggagaataataaaattattggctGTACGCAGCCAAGAAGGGTAGCTGCCATGTCTGTTGCTGCGAGAGTTGCTCACGAAATGGCTGTTAAATTGGGAAATGAAGTGGGTTACGCGATTCGTTTCGAGGATTGCACCTCTCATCGTACTCGTATAAAATACATGACAGATGGTACCCTGCACCGTGAATTTCTCAGCGAACCAGATTTGGCTTCTTACAG TGTTATGATCATCGACGAAGCACACGAGCGCACCTTGCACACGGATATCTTGTTTGGTTTAGTAAAAGATATAACAAGGTTTCGAACAGATCTAAAACTCCTAATTTCGTCCGCTACGTTAGACGCTACGAAATTTAGTGAATTCTTCGACGATGCACCGATATTTCGGATACCTGGTCGTCGGTTTCCcgttgatatttattataccaAAGCACCAGAAGCGGATTACATCGACGCCTGCGTAGTCTCCATTCTTCAAATACACGCCACTCAACCACCTGGCGATGTACTGGTGTTCCTAACAG GTCAAGACGAGATAGAAACATGTCAGGAAATGTTGCAAGAAAGAGTAAGGCGACTAGGTTCGAAATTAGGAGAACTGTTAATTCTACCTGTATATGCTAATCTTCCAAGCGATATGCaagcaaaaatatttcaacccACTCCTCTTGGAGCGagaaaa GTAGTTCTTGCTACGAACATAGCAGAGACATCATTAACGATAGACAACATAGTGTACGTGATAGACCCGGGATTCGCGAAACAGAACAATTTTAATTCCCGAACAGGCATGGAAAGTTTAATGGTCGTGCCGATTAGCAAAGCTTCTGCGAATCAGAGAGCAGGCAGAGCTGGAAGAGTAGCTCCAGGAAAGTGCTTTCGACTGTACACAGCTTGGGCTTACCAACACGAACTCGAAGACAATACTGTACCTGAAATTCAGAGGATCAATCTAG GAAATGCCGTGCTGACCCTGAAAGCTCTGGGAATAAACGATTTAGTTCATTTCGACTTCCTGGATCCTCCGCCGCATGAAACGTTGGTCTTAGCTTTAGAACAGCTATACGCGTTGGGAGCTTTGAATCATCGTGGAGAATTAACGAAACTGGGTCGAAGAATGGCTGAATTTCCGCTAGATCCTATGATGGCGAAGATGTTGCTGGCTAGCGAACAATATCGCTGCTCGGAGGAAGTAGCCACAATAGCTGCCATGTTATCTGTGAACGGAGCCATATTCTACAGGCCTAAGGACAAGATCATTCATGCAGACACGGCTCGAAAGAATTTCCATGTGCCTGGTGGCGATCATTTGACTTTATTGAACGTATACAATCAATGGCAACAAAGTGATTTTAGTACTCATTGGTGTTATGAGAATTTCATTCAACATCGATCAATGAAAAGGGCTAGAGATGTTAGGGAGCAATTAGTTGGGTTGATGCAGCGAGTCGAGATGGAACTTGTGTCGGGTATCACGGAAACGCTGAATATCAGGAAG GCTATCACAGCAGGATATTTCTATCACGTGGCAAGATTGTCAAAAGGGGGTCACTATAAAACTGCAAAACATAATCAAACGGTTTCCATTCACCCTAATAGCTCGTTGTTTCAAGAGCTGCCGCGTTGGTTACTTTATCATGAGTTGGTTTTCACTACAAAGGAATTTATGAGACAA GTGACAGAGATCGAAAGCAAGTGGCTTTTGGAGGTAGCACCTCATTATTACAAACCAAAAGAACTGGAAGATTCTACGAATAAAAAAATGCCGAAAGTTGCGGGACGATCGCACCCAGACGGAACCTACTAA
- the LOC105666428 gene encoding odorant receptor 46a, producing the protein MIQQKFQEIIGVQLLSSTFVVCFILYELSNAPVNSKYLQFVLYLTCMMTQVFFYCWYGNQLKLKSVEVANAIFEADWISFDNSSKKSLINVMRRATKPIELTCAYVFTMDLKTFVDILKMSYSTYNLLMYSILSNRKNIIVITDMLESTPFQPETKEEIEIREKCEKQARSNAFYYALLVESSVVVMSVLTLLGALYKGEHHKLAFRMWLPWNHTSTATYSFIYSQQILIHAFNGLLHVACDSLIWTLLMFICNQIEIFGYRLRKIEQGTNDCKLCIRYHNLIYRFASMINEEFKLMIFVQFAVSTLTICMNLYILTGTNVSLEMIVKIIMFSSCMLTQIYILCWYGNEVELKSLEISNMIFEIDWLALKETTKRDLLMIMMRARSPIQMTSVYVVTMNLKSFVILLKTSYSAYNLLQGM; encoded by the exons ATGATACAGCAGAAGTTTCAAGAAATAATAGGTGTTCAACTCCTATCGAGCACCTTCGTGGTGTGTTTTATCCTGTACGAACTGTCGAACGCGCCAGTGAACTCCAAATATTTGCAATTCGTCTTATATCTGACCTGCATGATGACACAGGTCTTCTTCTACTGTTGGTATGGGAATCAGCTCAAATTAAAG AGTGTCGAGGTTGCGAATGCAATCTTTGAGGCGGATTGGATATCGTTTGATAATAGCAGCAAGAAGAGTTTGATAAACGTAATGAGAAGAGCCACGAAACCGATCGAATTGACCTGTGCCTACGTATTTACGATGGACTTGAAAACTTTCGTGGAC ATACTGAAAATGTCGTACTCGACGTACAATTTGCTC ATGTACAGTATATTGTCCAATCGTAAGAATATCATCGTCATAACGGATATGCTAGAGAGCACACCTTTTCAACCAGAGACGAAGGAGGAGATCGAGATtcgagaaaagtgtgaaaaaCAAGCCag ATCGAACGCGTTTTATTACGCACTTCTAGTTGAATCGTCAGTGGTGGTAATGTCGGTGTTAACATTGCTCGGTGCATTGTACAAAGGCGAACATCACAAGCTAGCGTTTCGAATGTGGTTACCTTGGAACCATACTTCGACGGCCACCTATAGCTTCATCTACAGTCAACAAATTTTAATTCACGCCTTCAATGGTCTGCTGCACGTTGCCTGCGATAGCCTCATATGGACGTTGTTGATGTTCATCTGCAATCAGATCGAAATCTTCGGATATCGTTTGAGGAAGATCGAACAAGGCACGAATGATTGCAAACTGTGCATTCGTTATCATAATCTCATCTATCG ATTCGCCAGCATGATAAACGAAGAGTTTAAACTGATGATTTTCGTTCAGTTCGCAGTGAGCACGCTGACGATATGCATGAATCTTTACATCTTAACGGGAACGAATGTCTCGCTCGAGATGATTGTCAAAATAATTATGTTCAGCAGCTGTATGTTAACACAGATATACATTTTATGTTGGTACGGGAATGAAGTTGAGCTGAAG AGCCTCGAAATCTCCAATATGATTTTTGAAATCGACTGGCTAGCGCTCAAGGAAACCACTAAACGGGACTTGTTAATGATCATGATGCGCGCGAGATCGCCCATACAAATGACTAGCGTTTACGTGGTGACGATGAATCTCAAGTCGTTCGTGATC TTGTTGAAAACTTCTTATTCGGCGTACAATCTGCTGCAAGGTATGTAG
- the LOC125386219 gene encoding odorant receptor 46a-like, whose translation MHTLRWTFALFTLTGIIRPSTWKYLWKRVLYDVYTIVVLLLLFSFETSLILDLVINVDNQDDFSENLYVTLVLFSSCCKALVLLIYRGNIEILMGVLLEKPFAPVNDEEIEIRTKFEERIEWNSKAYSFVLHFFVAWLWIAALLTDFRHGRLKFRAWIPYDYNSPLLFLFSFIHQILATVFSTNLNIVCDCLFSGILIHIYCQFEILEHRMKNITTDKNYSAKFCAHHHHRIYKRVFFINEQTFVIHGYVSGETNYRFASMVNDNFKMIMSMQFLISTGAVCFNLYRLSVMEFGPKFMETATYTLCLLMQVFYYCWYGNEVKLKSLEIPNAVLESNLPFLDDSSKKILLLIMRRALEPIEFTSCHVISMNLESFAILLKTSYSAYNLLQQSKLND comes from the exons ATGCACACTTTACGTTGGACATTCGCGCTTTTTACTCTGACCGGTATTATACGACCGTCCACGTGGAAATATTTATGGAAAAGAGTTTTGTACGATGTTTACACGATCGTCGTGCTGCTGTTGCTCTTCAGTTTCGAAACTTCCCTAATTCTGGATCTTGTCATCAACGTGGATAATCAAGATGATTTTAGTGAAAATTTGTACGTAACGCTGGTGCTGTTCTCCAGCTGTTGCAAGGCTCTCGTGCTACTAATTTATCgaggaaatattgaaattttaatgggCGTTCTGCTAGAGAAACCTTTCGCACCTGTGAACGACGAAGAGATTGAAATTCGAACGAAATTCGAGGAACGAATCGA ATGGAACTCCAAAGCTTACTCGTTTGTACTGCACTTCTTCGTGGCCTGGCTATGGATAGCCGCACTTCTTACAGACTTCAGACACGGAAGACTGAAATTTCGAGCCTGGATACCTTACGACTACAATTCAccgcttctctttctttttagcTTTATTCATCAGATCCTGGCCACGGTATTCAGCACGAATTTGAACATCGTTTGCGATTGTTTGTTCAGCGGTATACTGATTCACATTTATTGCCAATTCGAGATCCTTGAACACCGTATGAAGAACATTACGACGGACAAAAATTACTCGGCGAAATTCTGTGCACATCATCATCACCGCATATACAA acgtgtatttttcataaatgagCAGACTTTCGTAATACATGGTTATGTATCCGGGGAAACAAATTACAGATTCGCATCGATGGTGAACGATAACTTCAAAATGATCATGTCGATGCAATTTTTGATAAGCACCGGAGCCGTGTGTTTCAATCTTTATCGATTGTCGGTGATGGAATTTGGCCCGAAATTTATGGAAACAGCGACCTACACGTTGTGTCTGCTCATGCAGGTATTCTACTACTGCTGGTACGGCAACGAAGTCAAGCTGAAG AGCCTGGAAATTCCTAACGCGGTGTTGGAAAGTAATCTACCATTTTTAGACGACAGCTCGAAGAAGATTCTTTTACTGATCATGAGACGCGCGTTAGAACCTATCGAGTTCACTAGTTGCCATGTCATCTCCATGAACCTCGAATCTTTCGCCATA CTGCTGAAGACTTCCTACTCAGCGTACAATTTGCTTCAACAAAGCAAACTAAACGACTAA
- the LOC125386218 gene encoding uncharacterized protein LOC125386218, which yields MHVLRWTFKLFIASGYFLPPTLKSPTKRFLYNLYTVFVTLYMWSYCLTLIMHICYDVETQDDLSENFGISVTAVITSCKLINLVIGRKTIIHMLDLLKKKPFVPENNGEVEIHAKYDNLIEKVAMFYTIQVVCCVLALVGTTLVSDFKLKKLMFPAWFPFDFTSSWSAFSITFIYQLVGLMIIATGISMFDTFFAGLLLQICCQFEMLMNRLHNIEGNEIQSLKNCVWHHNTIFRFAEIVNKFFNKMMFVQFMVSTVAICFTLYQLTEANDSLQIIGWASFMFSALMQTFYFCWFGDAAKVKSLDISNTVYNSDWANLSNNARKMLVIIMARSLTPVEITSAYILPLNLESFKGLMKTTYSAYNMLILDIIINVENQDQFSDNFYITLVVFVSGCKLSIILKHRESILSLIESLEREPFSPMNDEEEKIQMKYNRTNERIAICYTILVEVAAIWIFVRAFLTDFKKRKLVFRAWLPYDYSELLPYTFSYTYEVATSLLCSCQNVASDTLFAGLLIQINGQFEILEERLRNIEEDSNYSAKQCVKHYQQIYKFSKTVNEKFKIILFLQFCTIAFTLCFNLYRMTNITMLSKFLEASLFLIRIIAQILYYCWFSNEVKLKSLQVPSMIFKSNWASWDTKTKKILLVIMTRATHPIEFTSGYLVTLNLDSFVALMKTSYSVFNLLQQTK from the exons ATGCACGTACTACGATGGACATTCAAACTTTTCATCGCCAGCGGATATTTTCTACCACCTACGTTGAAATCTCCAACGAAACGCTTTctctataatttatatacgGTGTTCGTGACGTTGTACATGTGGAGCTATTGTCTCACGCTAATCATGCACATTTGCTACGACGTGGAAACGCAGGACGACTTGAGCGAAAATTTTGGCATAAGTGTAACAGCAGTTATCACCAGTTGCAAACTTATAAACTTAGTCATAGGGCGAAAAACTATCATACATATGTTGGATCTACTCAAGAAGAAGCCTTTTGTACCAGAGAACAATGGGGAAGTAGAAATTCACGCGAAATACGACAATCTAATCGA aaaagtcGCGATGTTTTATACGATACAAGTCGTATGTTGTGTGCTTGCTTTAGTAGGAACAACGTTGGTCAGTGactttaaattgaaaaaattaatgttCCCCGCTTGGTTTCCTTTCGACTTCACCTCCTCGTGGTCTGCGTTTTCTATAACGTTCATCTATCAGTTAGTGGGTTTAATGATCATAGCCACTGGTATCAGTATGTTCGACACGTTTTTCGCCGGCCTGTTGCTTCAGATCTGTTGTCAATTCGAGATGTTGATGAATCGCCTGCACAATATCGAAGGAAATGAAATTCAATCGTTAAAAAATTGCGTTTGGCACCATAATACAATATTCAG GTTCGCCGAAatagtaaacaaattttttaacaaaatgatGTTCGTGCAATTTATGGTAAGCACAGTCGCGATATGCTTTACCCTTTATCAATTAACAGAAGCAAACGACAGTTTGCAAATAATAGGATGGGCATCGTTCATGTTTTCCGCTTTAATGCAAACATTCTACTTCTGTTGGTTCGGAGATGCAGCGAAAGTAAAG AGCCTCGATATTTCTAATACGGTATATAATAGCGATTGGGCAAATTTGAGCAACAACGCCAGGAAGATGCTTGTGATAATCATGGCACGTTCATTGACGCCTGTCGAGATTACAAGCGCCTATATTCTACCCTTGAACTTGGAATCTTTCAAAGGT TTGATGaaaactacttactcggcgTATAACATGCTG ATTTTagatataattataaacgtgGAAAATCAGGACCAGTTCAGTGACAACTTTTACATCACTCTGGTGGTATTCGTCAGCGGCTGCAAATTGAGTATTATATTAAAGCATCGTGAGAGTATCTTATCTTTGATCGAGAGCCTCGAACGCGAACCATTCTCGCCGATGAAcgacgaagaagagaaaattcaaatgaaatataaCAGAACGAACGA ACGAATTGCGATTTGTTACACGATTCTGGTGGAGGTGGCTGCGATATGGATATTCGTAAGAGCGTTCCTCACGGACTTCAAGAAGAGAAAACTAGTCTTTCGAGCTTGGTTACCGTACGATTATTCGGAACTGTTGCCATACACGTTCAGTTACACTTACGAAGTTGCCACTTCGTTGCTGTGCTCTTGTCAAAACGTTGCTAGCGACACGCTGTTCGCTGGCTTGCTGATTCAAATTAACGGCCAGTTCGAAATACTCGAGGAACGTCTGAGAAACATCGAGGAGGACTCGAATTATTCGGCGAAGCAGTGCGTCAAACATTATCAACAAATTTACAA ATTCTCTAAAACGGTGAACgagaaattcaaaataataCTTTTCTTGCAATTTTGTACGATCGCATTTACGCTATGCTTTAATCTCTACCGAATGACCAACATAACGATGCTTTCTAAATTTCTGGAGGCGTCGCTTTTCCTAATTCGCATTATAGCGCAGATACTGTATTATTGTTGGTTCAGTAACGAAGTGAAATTGAAG AGCCTTCAAGTGCCTTCCATGATATTTAAGAGTAATTGGGCATCGTGGGATACGAAAACAAAGAAGATTCTCTTAGTGATCATGACACGAGCGACACATCCTATAGAATTTACGAGTGGCTACCTGGTAACATTGAATCTCGATTCTTTCGTAGCG CTGATGAAAACATCATACTCAGTTTTTAACTTGTTGCAACAAACTAAATGA